TGACGATCGTGAGCAGCCGGTTAAAACTTTATTGGAAGTCATAAAATGAATGAATTATTAGAACAAACGATGGAGCTTCGCAAAGGGCGTAAGGCACTTCCGCCTATTTTTTGGATCTCCACAACATGGTTTGCCATGGGGCTACCTTTTGTTGCCCTTTCGGGTGCGAGCTCCATTATGTATAAAAATTTGGGGGTATCGGACGCAAAGATTGCTTTTTGGACCTCTTTGATTATGCTGCCCTGGACAATAAAACCCTTATGGGGTCCTTTTTTGGAGCTGTATAAGACCAAGAAATTTTTTGTCTATACCACCCAGCTGCTCACGGGACTACTCTTTGGTCTGCTTGGTCTTACGCTGCAGTTGGATCATTTCTTTAGCTTCTCCATTGCCTTGTTGACCCTGATTGCATTTAGTGGTTCCACACATGATACCGCAGCCGACGGGGTATATTTGAATGAACTGAATGCAAAACAACAGGCAAAATATGTCGGCTGGCAGGGTGCCTTCTATAATGTGGCCAAAGTGTTTTCTGGAGGCGTACTCGTTTATTTGGCGGGGCAATTGGAGCAGGAAATCGGCATTAAATCCGCGTGGATGGTGGTGATGTTTGCTTATGGATTTATTATGTTGGCGATTGGATTGTACAGTATACGTGCTTTACCTGCTCACCACGAAGCTCCCAAATCCACTTCTTTAAAGGAGGGGATGGATACGCTTAAAGACGTTATCATAACATTTTTTCAGAAAAAGAATATTTGGTTTAGTTTACTTTTTATTGTCTTTTATCGTTTTGCTGAAGGGCAGGCCATTAAGATCACTCCGTTATTTTTTAAAGCACAACGTACCGAAGGCGGGCTTGGCCTGAGTACTTCGGAAATTGGATTGCTTTATGGTGTATTTGGTGCCATAGCTTTTGTGTTGGGGTCGATTGTCGCAGGGCATTTTGTATCCAAAAAGGGCTTAGACCGGAGGACACTTATGATCCTTTGTGCCTTCTTTAATATTCCATTTGTAGCTTATGCCTTTCTTGCGATCACATTGCCGACAAACCTTTATCTCATAGCTACTGCTGTCGCCATCGAGTACTTTGGATATGGTTTTGGCTTTATCGGAATTATTCTTTTTATCATGCAAAATATTGCCCCAGGTAAATATAAGATGGCACACTACGCTTTCGGAAGTGGACTTGTTAATCTGGGATTTATGATTCCTTCGATGATCAGCGGCTGGCTGAGTGATCATTTGGGCTATCAAGAATTTTTTATCTGGGTGTTGATTTCTACTATTCCGGCCTTTTTGGTTTCCTGGTGGGTGCCATTGCGAAAACCCGAAAAAGAGCATACCGACGAAAATAATTAATGCATATGAACATACTTTCTTATAGGAACTGGAAGGCCTTATGGTTGCCTTTTTTTTTACCGGCATTGACTTTAGCGCAATCAAAAGGCATTGATTCTACGTTTGATAATCAGCATTATCGCGCAAGGCTTGAGTTTTTTAAAGCGATGCCCAACCAGAAGGACGAAATCGTTTTCCTTGGTAATAGCATTACCGAAGGTGGAAAATGGCAAGAAATCCTCCAACGTAAGCATGTGATCAATCGGGGGATTAGCGGTGATGTGACTTACGGTATTTTAGCACGACTAGACGAGATATTAGCGTCCAGACCACGAAAAATATTTCTGCTCTGTGGGGTGAACGACATGAAAAGAGGAATACCGATTTCCATTATTTCAACGAATATAGAAAGGATAATAAAGCAGGTTAAAAAGCAGTCGCCAAATACAGCGCTTTTTGTGCAGGGAATTCTGCCTGTGAATGAAGCTTTACTGCCAAAAATCTATGAAGAGGTTCGGAATGACAGGATAGTGCTACTGAACAATGCGTTGAAGGAATTGTGTAAGGCACATCAAGTTCGTTTTGTAGACTTACAGCCGATATTGGCGGACGGTAATGGGGAACTAAAAGCTGAGCTAACAATTGATGGCTTACATCTGAAGCAAGCCACCTATTTAATTTGGGCCAATTATTTAAAACAGCAAAAACTATTATGAGATCATTGGAATTTTTTAAGGTGTATCGTATTTTCCAAGGTTGCTTCCTCATTGGAATATATCTATCGGTATTTTCCCAGTCCCTCTCAGCTCAGGAGACTAAAATAGATAGCAGTTACGCCAACTGGTATTATCAACAACGAATGGCCTATTTCGAACAAAGTCCAACCATTAAAGGAGCAATCGTGTTTTTGGGAAACAGTATTACTGAACGGGCAGAATGGCAGGAATTGCTTGCAGATTCAAGATATCCTGTACTGAACAGGGGGATAGGCGGAGATAATTCGTTTGGGATTCTTGCGCGTACCGATGAGGTGTTGCGCGGACGTCCGCGGGCAATTTTTCTGATGGATGGCATTAATGACCAATTCAGAAAGCTTCCGCAGGAAGTGTCGGTCAATAACTACAAGCGTATCATTAAACGAATAAAAAAGATCTCACCAAAGACCCTTATCTATCTTCAGAGTGCTTTACCAATCAATGAAGAACTCACAAAAGAGCCCTATACAAAAGGTAGAAATGTGCTGGTTCCAATCTTAAATGAAAAACTAAGACAGCTTGCAGCAGATGAAAATATTCCATTTGTCGACCTCTGTCCACTTTTTCAGGACAATGAGGGAAAACTTAACGCAGTTGATTCTGCTGATGGTATCCATCTGATACCAAGTGCCTACATAAAATGGGTACAATTATTAAAAGAAAAGAAATATTTATGAGAATTACAGGGACATTTATTGACGAGATTTCCCACGATATTCCGCACCAAAATTGGGGCCCGGAAGAGTGGGATCGGGATTTTGCATATATGAAGGCAATTGGTATAGACACTGTTATTATGATTCGCAGTGGCTATCGTAAATTTATAACCTATCCATCGGCTTATCTGATGGACAAATATGGCTGTTTTAAACCATCGTTGGATCTTGTAGCACTTTATCTGCAGCTTGCAGATAAGTATGAGATGAAATTCTATTTTGGACTTTATGACAGCGGTATTTATTGGGAGACAGGAGATCTGAGTCACGAAATCGATGCCAATCAATATGTAATTGAAGAGGTCTGGGCTAAATATGGGCATTATAAAAGCTTCGGTGGATGGTATATCAGTACGGAAATCAGCCGTAAAACGAAAGGGGCTGTTCATGCTTTTCGTACACTTGGGTTACAGTGCAAGGCAGTCAGTGGGGGCTTGCCGACATTTATATCGCCCTGGATTGATGGGAAAAAAGCTGTGCTTGCCGCTTCTCCCGAGCTTAGTAAAGCCGATGCAGTTTCGGTATTGGAACACGAACGGGAATGGGGCGAAATTTTTGAAGGTATACAAGGAGCTGTCGATGCAGTGGCCTTTCAGGATGGACACATTGATTACGATGAGCTTCCCGATTTCTTTGAGGTCAATAAGAAATTGGCTGATAAATATGGTATGGCCTGTTGGACGAATGCCGAATCTTTCGACCGGGATATGCCGATCAAATTTCTTCCGATCAAGTTTGATAAACTAAGGCTAAAACTTGAAGCTGCAGCGAAGGCTGGTTATGATAAGGCTATTACTTTCGAATTTTCTCACTTTATGAGTCCGCAATCTGCTTATTTACAGGCGGGACACCTTTACAATCGGTACCGAGAATATGCACTGAACCACAATTGGTGATAGGGATCGCGTGTTTACAGCACGCGAAATGACGACAAAAGCAATCTCGAAGAAGTCAGAGAACAAGAAATCGCATTATTGATAAGAGTAGGCCAGAGATTTTAAATGGCCTTTAAAGAGCAAATTCATTTATATATGAATCATTATAGTACAATTTATAAAGACGAATTATTTAATCATATTCTTCCTTTCTGGACGGAGCATTCGCTCGATAGGGAGTATGGGGGCTATTTTACCTGTCTGGATAGAAGAGGTGGAGTTTTTGATACGGATAAGTTTATGTGGCTGCAGGGGCGGCAAGTTTGGCTCTTTTCGAGTATTTACAACAAAATTGAAACACGGTCATCCTGGTTGGATATTGCAGTTCATGGTGCCAGCTTTATGGAAAAACATGGACGTGACGAAGAAGGGAACTGGTATTTTTCACTTGATCGACAAGGGAAGGCACTTGTGCAGCCCTATAATATTTTTTCCGATTGCTTTGCTGCTATGGGATTTGGTGCCCTGTATACAGCAACTCAGGAGCAGCGTTACGCGGAAATTGCTCAAGATACCTTTCATAATATATTGAAACGTCGAACACATACCAAGGGCATATACGATAAGGCTGTTCCAGGGACACGTCCATCAAAGAATTTTGCGTTGCCCATGATTCTTAGTAATCTCTCCATCGAACTGGAGCATTTATTGGAACCTAACCTGGTGCAGGAATTGATTGAGGATATCGTGGTGGAGGTAATGGATGTATTTTATAAAGAGGAGCAGGGGCTTGTCTTTGAAAATGTAAGTCCCAATGGTTCATTGCTGGATAGTTTTGAAGGAAGATTGCTCAATCCGGGACATGCGATAGAGGCCATGTGGTTTATGATGGATCTGGGAGAAAGATTGCAGCGACCAGCGTTGATTGAAAAAGCCATGCGTATTGGTCTTCGTATGTTGGAGCATGGATGGGATGAGAAATATGGAGGTATATTCTACTTTATGGATGCGCAGGGTAAACCGACCCAGCAGTTGGAATGGGACCAGAAGTTATGGTGGGTGCACTGTGAAACACTGGTCTGTATGGCGAAAGCTTGGGTACTAACGGGAAATGAAGAGGCTAAACGTTGGTTCGAACGGGTTCATGAATATACCTGGACGCATTTTAGGGACCCCGAACATGGCGAATGGTTTGGCTATCTCAATCGAAGAGGTGAGGTATTACTCGATCTCAAAGGCGGAAAATGGAAGGGATGCTTTCATGTGCCTCGTGCCTTATGGAAGGTATATGAGGTGTTTGAAAAAGCAAAAATAATCGTGTAACTTAACTGGTATGGATGCTCTCAATGGAATAAATGCGTTGACCCTAGTTTTCGCAGCGATATTGATCTTTGCGATCACGTATCGTTTTTATGGCTTGTTTCTAGCAAATAAGCTGCTCAGGTTGAATGGAAGTCGCCAGACACCGGCGGTGGAGTTTGCTGATGGCCATGATTATGTGAAAACCGATAAAAAAGTGTTGTTTGGCCATCACTTTGCGGCTATCGCGGCGGCAGGGCCATTGGTTGGTCCAGTACTCGCGGCACAGTTTGGTTATCTGCCGGGCGCCATGTGGATATTAATTGGTTGTGTATTAGGTGGTGGTGTGCACGATATGGTCGTGCTTTTCGCTTCTGTACGACATAAAGGAGAAAGTTTGGCAACCATTGCCTCCAAGGAGGTCAGTAAACCTATTGGCACTATTGCCGGTATTGCCGTACTTTTCATTCTGATCCTAACGTTGGCCGGATTATCACTGGCCTGTATCAGTGCGATGCACGAGGCACCATGGTCTTTATTTACGATTGTACTGACAATGCCAATTGCTATTTTAATGGGCTTGATGATGCGCTATCGGGAGGGCTCGGTGACCTTGGCGAGTATCATTGGCGGTATCCTGCTTATTGCAGGTATTATAGCCGGTCATCACCTGATGCAGGTTCCAACTTTTCACGCACTTTTCAACTGGGATGTGAAAACGATCTCTATCGGTATTGCTGTATATGGTTTCTTCGCTTCAGTATTGCCCATCTGGCTATTATTGGTTCCGAGAGATTACCTTTCGACCTATCTCAAAATAGGTACAATTATTATGCTGACGGTAGGAATATTTTTTGTTGCACCAACAATTCAGATGCCCGCCTTGACCTCATTTATCCATGGTGGCGGACCCGTAATTTCAGGACCTGTCTTGCCCTTTATCTTTATTGTGATTGCCTGCGGAGCCATATCAGGGTTCCACGCTATTATCGCAACCGGGACGACACCCAAAATGATCGGTAATGAACGCGAGATCTTGTTTGTGGGATATGGCGCCATGCTTGTTGAAGGCTTTGTTGCCTTGATGGCATTGATTGCAGCTTGTACGTTGATGCCTGGTGATTATTTTGCAATCAATACACCGGTAGCCGATTATGCACAGTTTCTAACGCAGCACCCCCATCTTTCAGCTGTGGATTTACCACATTTTATAGACAGAATAGGTGTAGATCTGCACGGTAGGACGGGCGGGGCAGTGTCGTTGGCTGTAGGGATGGCTCATATCTTCGATAAGGTTCCTTTTATGAACGATATAATGGCCTATTGGTATAATTTTGCTATCATGTTTGAAGCTGTTTTTATTCTTACAGCGATTGATGCAGGTACCAGGGTGGGACGTTTTTTTCTACAGGAAATGCTTGGAACTGTTTTCCCTAAATTTAGCGATAAAAACTGGAAACCAGGTGTATGGATTTGCAGCGCCCTGTTTACGTTCTCTTGGGGATATTTGGTTTATACCGGTAACGTAAGTAGCATCTGGCCATTATTTGGTATTAGCAATCAGCTCTTGGCAGCCTGTGGTCTGATTGTATGTACAACGATGCTCATCCGGATGAATAGGCGAAAATATGTCTTGTTTGCAGCCGTTCCCGGTGTCTTTATGGCCGTGATTACATTTTGGGCCGGCTATCTTCAGGTGGTACAAGGATATGTGCCTAAAGGACAGTACCTACTGGCGGGCTTGGCCGTAGCTGCGATGTCATTGATGGCGATTGTATTTATCGGAACGTTTAAGAAGTGGATACACCTTGCACAACGGAAAGAGCAAGTGAAAGATCAATATGGAGAGGTTGTGAAGGAAATTGTGGAAAGATAAAGTAGCGCGTGGATTTCCGTGAAATCCACGTCTTATGTCTTAATCGATAATAGAAAGCAGACGGTCCCGAATGAGAAGGCAGGCTCCAAAGGCTGCAAGTTTTTCTCCATTATTTGAATAAGCAAGTTTGGTATCCTTGTTAACAATAGACAATGAAAACTTATTGACAGCATTCTTCAGCGGTAACATCAGGTATTCCTCACTTTTGGCTAAAATTCCACCGACGATGATGATTTCTGGATTGAAAATATTGATCAATGTGGCAAGTCCACGACCTAATTTTTCCCCAAGTTCATTGATCAACTCAATAGCGAGATTGTCATCTTTTTTTGCAGCAGCGATAATATCGCTGAGCCGGATATCTTCCAGATCATTGAATTTTTTTGTTAGGATGCTCGTTGCGCCATTTTGCAGTGCTGCTATTACACGGTTTCTAAGTGCAAAACCAGATGCTTCTGTTTCGAGGCAACCCTTTTTTCCGCAGCGACAGATGATATCGTTGTCAAAAATGGGAATATGTCCAAATTCACCCGCGAAACCCGATTTCCCATAATAGATCTTTCCGTTGATTAAAATTCCTAGTCCGATGCCATTGTCCACATTGACAAAAAGAGCATCTTTCTCATCCTTTAAAATTCCGCTGGAAAATTCGCCATAAGCAAGCGCCTTACTATCGTTTTCAAGATAGGTGCGCAATTGCAGCTCCTGTTCGAAATATTTTGATAAAGGATCTTCATAAAAATTAAAATAACTGTAGGAATAACCTGTTCGATAGTTGATACGACCAGAAAGATTGATACCTACACCCAATATTTTATCCTTTTGAATCTGATGTGTGGCAATAAACTGATTGATCTCCCGGCATATATTCTGGAGTGATTCCTGATTATTCTCCAAACGATGTGGAATTTCCTCCTGGCTGGCAATAATGTCTTTTTTCATATTCATGACCACAATACTGAGATGATCATGGCTTACCTGAACACCGACAAAAAATGCTGCATTCGGAAGTAGACCGTAGGAATTCGGTTTTCTGCCAATTCCCGAAGTCGACTTTCCATTGTCCTGGACCAATGCATCTTCTATAAGTTCATTAATAGATTCGTTGATTTTTGGAATACTGATGTTGAATTCCTTGCTTAGTTCAGGAATAGTTGAAGGCCCCTTGGTCGCAAAAAAGGTCAAAATCTCCTTTTTAAGCAAAATATTTTTATAGGCTACACCGCTATAGCTTGCATCATGTAAGTCACTCAAGAATTTTATACTCATAACTGTGTTACGTTAACTTATGGGTAAATATAGTAAATATATCATCATGCAAAATTAAGTTTGTGTTTTTTCTTCTTTAGTTGATCCTAATTAATAAAAAAAATTAGAAATAATTTGAATATTTAAAATTTTATTTCTTATTTAGTGTTGTATAAATAATATACCTAATAATTGTAAACCAAAATACGTTGCCGTGCCGGTGTCAGAACGTTGCATGTTTTATCCAATGAAAAATGTCTGATCATGGTTTAGGTAACCGAGTGACCATAAATACTTATTTTTTAACATAACACTATTTTTTCATTCCTAAAT
The genomic region above belongs to Sphingobacterium zeae and contains:
- a CDS encoding MFS transporter, which codes for MNELLEQTMELRKGRKALPPIFWISTTWFAMGLPFVALSGASSIMYKNLGVSDAKIAFWTSLIMLPWTIKPLWGPFLELYKTKKFFVYTTQLLTGLLFGLLGLTLQLDHFFSFSIALLTLIAFSGSTHDTAADGVYLNELNAKQQAKYVGWQGAFYNVAKVFSGGVLVYLAGQLEQEIGIKSAWMVVMFAYGFIMLAIGLYSIRALPAHHEAPKSTSLKEGMDTLKDVIITFFQKKNIWFSLLFIVFYRFAEGQAIKITPLFFKAQRTEGGLGLSTSEIGLLYGVFGAIAFVLGSIVAGHFVSKKGLDRRTLMILCAFFNIPFVAYAFLAITLPTNLYLIATAVAIEYFGYGFGFIGIILFIMQNIAPGKYKMAHYAFGSGLVNLGFMIPSMISGWLSDHLGYQEFFIWVLISTIPAFLVSWWVPLRKPEKEHTDENN
- a CDS encoding GDSL-type esterase/lipase family protein, yielding MNILSYRNWKALWLPFFLPALTLAQSKGIDSTFDNQHYRARLEFFKAMPNQKDEIVFLGNSITEGGKWQEILQRKHVINRGISGDVTYGILARLDEILASRPRKIFLLCGVNDMKRGIPISIISTNIERIIKQVKKQSPNTALFVQGILPVNEALLPKIYEEVRNDRIVLLNNALKELCKAHQVRFVDLQPILADGNGELKAELTIDGLHLKQATYLIWANYLKQQKLL
- a CDS encoding GDSL-type esterase/lipase family protein, which gives rise to MRSLEFFKVYRIFQGCFLIGIYLSVFSQSLSAQETKIDSSYANWYYQQRMAYFEQSPTIKGAIVFLGNSITERAEWQELLADSRYPVLNRGIGGDNSFGILARTDEVLRGRPRAIFLMDGINDQFRKLPQEVSVNNYKRIIKRIKKISPKTLIYLQSALPINEELTKEPYTKGRNVLVPILNEKLRQLAADENIPFVDLCPLFQDNEGKLNAVDSADGIHLIPSAYIKWVQLLKEKKYL
- a CDS encoding DUF4434 domain-containing protein, which gives rise to MRITGTFIDEISHDIPHQNWGPEEWDRDFAYMKAIGIDTVIMIRSGYRKFITYPSAYLMDKYGCFKPSLDLVALYLQLADKYEMKFYFGLYDSGIYWETGDLSHEIDANQYVIEEVWAKYGHYKSFGGWYISTEISRKTKGAVHAFRTLGLQCKAVSGGLPTFISPWIDGKKAVLAASPELSKADAVSVLEHEREWGEIFEGIQGAVDAVAFQDGHIDYDELPDFFEVNKKLADKYGMACWTNAESFDRDMPIKFLPIKFDKLRLKLEAAAKAGYDKAITFEFSHFMSPQSAYLQAGHLYNRYREYALNHNW
- a CDS encoding AGE family epimerase/isomerase, encoding MNHYSTIYKDELFNHILPFWTEHSLDREYGGYFTCLDRRGGVFDTDKFMWLQGRQVWLFSSIYNKIETRSSWLDIAVHGASFMEKHGRDEEGNWYFSLDRQGKALVQPYNIFSDCFAAMGFGALYTATQEQRYAEIAQDTFHNILKRRTHTKGIYDKAVPGTRPSKNFALPMILSNLSIELEHLLEPNLVQELIEDIVVEVMDVFYKEEQGLVFENVSPNGSLLDSFEGRLLNPGHAIEAMWFMMDLGERLQRPALIEKAMRIGLRMLEHGWDEKYGGIFYFMDAQGKPTQQLEWDQKLWWVHCETLVCMAKAWVLTGNEEAKRWFERVHEYTWTHFRDPEHGEWFGYLNRRGEVLLDLKGGKWKGCFHVPRALWKVYEVFEKAKIIV
- a CDS encoding carbon starvation CstA family protein — its product is MDALNGINALTLVFAAILIFAITYRFYGLFLANKLLRLNGSRQTPAVEFADGHDYVKTDKKVLFGHHFAAIAAAGPLVGPVLAAQFGYLPGAMWILIGCVLGGGVHDMVVLFASVRHKGESLATIASKEVSKPIGTIAGIAVLFILILTLAGLSLACISAMHEAPWSLFTIVLTMPIAILMGLMMRYREGSVTLASIIGGILLIAGIIAGHHLMQVPTFHALFNWDVKTISIGIAVYGFFASVLPIWLLLVPRDYLSTYLKIGTIIMLTVGIFFVAPTIQMPALTSFIHGGGPVISGPVLPFIFIVIACGAISGFHAIIATGTTPKMIGNEREILFVGYGAMLVEGFVALMALIAACTLMPGDYFAINTPVADYAQFLTQHPHLSAVDLPHFIDRIGVDLHGRTGGAVSLAVGMAHIFDKVPFMNDIMAYWYNFAIMFEAVFILTAIDAGTRVGRFFLQEMLGTVFPKFSDKNWKPGVWICSALFTFSWGYLVYTGNVSSIWPLFGISNQLLAACGLIVCTTMLIRMNRRKYVLFAAVPGVFMAVITFWAGYLQVVQGYVPKGQYLLAGLAVAAMSLMAIVFIGTFKKWIHLAQRKEQVKDQYGEVVKEIVER
- a CDS encoding ROK family protein — its product is MSIKFLSDLHDASYSGVAYKNILLKKEILTFFATKGPSTIPELSKEFNISIPKINESINELIEDALVQDNGKSTSGIGRKPNSYGLLPNAAFFVGVQVSHDHLSIVVMNMKKDIIASQEEIPHRLENNQESLQNICREINQFIATHQIQKDKILGVGINLSGRINYRTGYSYSYFNFYEDPLSKYFEQELQLRTYLENDSKALAYGEFSSGILKDEKDALFVNVDNGIGLGILINGKIYYGKSGFAGEFGHIPIFDNDIICRCGKKGCLETEASGFALRNRVIAALQNGATSILTKKFNDLEDIRLSDIIAAAKKDDNLAIELINELGEKLGRGLATLINIFNPEIIIVGGILAKSEEYLMLPLKNAVNKFSLSIVNKDTKLAYSNNGEKLAAFGACLLIRDRLLSIID